The Flavobacterium psychrophilum genome includes a region encoding these proteins:
- a CDS encoding endonuclease: MKSLKAAVLLVFVLCFAACGKDKHDDADSSKGNINEISIVISDVLWNGEVGDSLRKKLAAPVDGLTLEEPIFTLNQVHDKSFDGPMKKGRNIIVVDKAVKKVFDFKRNNYCAPQNVFTIKGKSIDEILDLIDMHSDEIIRKIRETEIAENQQRNIKLGLLDEKKIESQYNISINVPVTYSYALQNNDFVWLKKDIPSGNTNILIYKVPYDVIEHDKTIVTNIIKMRDSIGSQYIHGQEPSTFMITEEAYSPYLYMTSFKDKRTFETRGNWEMENDFMNGPFLNYAIRDDKHNCYLIIEGFIYSPSSPKRDLVIELESIIKSVQFL; the protein is encoded by the coding sequence ATGAAAAGCCTTAAAGCTGCGGTATTACTGGTTTTTGTGCTTTGTTTCGCAGCATGCGGAAAAGATAAGCACGATGATGCCGACTCTTCTAAGGGTAACATCAACGAGATTTCCATTGTAATAAGCGATGTATTATGGAACGGCGAGGTGGGCGACAGCCTTCGTAAAAAGCTTGCGGCTCCGGTAGACGGGCTTACACTGGAAGAACCTATTTTTACCCTTAACCAGGTTCACGACAAATCGTTTGACGGCCCTATGAAAAAGGGCCGCAACATTATCGTTGTTGATAAAGCGGTAAAAAAAGTATTCGACTTTAAACGGAATAATTACTGCGCCCCGCAGAATGTATTTACCATTAAAGGCAAATCTATAGACGAAATACTGGATCTTATAGACATGCATTCGGATGAGATAATCCGAAAGATAAGGGAAACCGAAATCGCCGAAAACCAGCAGAGAAATATAAAGCTTGGGTTACTGGACGAAAAAAAGATAGAGTCGCAGTACAACATCTCTATCAACGTACCGGTTACTTACAGCTATGCTTTACAAAACAATGATTTTGTATGGCTTAAAAAAGATATTCCCAGCGGTAATACTAACATTCTTATTTACAAAGTGCCTTACGATGTTATTGAACACGATAAAACTATCGTGACGAATATCATTAAAATGCGCGATTCTATTGGCAGCCAGTATATACACGGCCAGGAACCGTCTACGTTCATGATTACGGAAGAAGCGTATTCACCTTACCTGTACATGACCAGTTTTAAAGATAAGCGCACTTTTGAAACCCGCGGTAACTGGGAGATGGAAAACGATTTTATGAACGGGCCGTTTCTTAACTATGCCATCCGCGATGATAAGCACAACTGCTATTTAATTATTGAAGGATTTATCTACAGCCCTTCGTCACCTAAAAGAGATTTGGTAATAGAACTGGAGTCTATCATTAAATCGGTTCAGTTTTTATGA
- a CDS encoding GNAT family acetyltransferase — MKPQFKIKRFNELSLTELYKTLQLRSEVFVVEQDCVYQDIDGKDEKALHVLGVYDGEIAAYSRLFAPGDYFDNASIGRVVIGEKFRDRKWGHDLIAAGIVAIAENYKTSAITISAQLYLKKFYETHGFVQDGEQYLEDGIPHIRMNRK, encoded by the coding sequence ATGAAACCACAATTTAAAATAAAGCGATTTAACGAACTTTCTTTAACCGAACTATACAAGACACTGCAATTGCGTAGTGAAGTGTTTGTAGTGGAACAGGATTGCGTCTACCAGGATATAGACGGTAAAGATGAGAAGGCATTACATGTTCTTGGCGTTTATGACGGTGAAATTGCCGCTTACAGCCGTCTTTTTGCACCCGGTGATTACTTTGATAATGCCTCTATAGGCAGAGTTGTTATCGGTGAGAAATTTCGCGACAGAAAATGGGGTCACGATCTTATTGCCGCCGGAATAGTTGCCATTGCAGAAAATTATAAGACATCAGCTATAACTATTTCAGCACAGTTGTATCTTAAAAAATTCTATGAAACCCACGGTTTTGTTCAGGACGGCGAGCAGTATCTTGAGGATGGCATTCCGCATATCAGGATGAATAGAAAATAG
- a CDS encoding peptidase M1, protein MKKLLLLAVLSAGSLYAQNNPNPGYWQQHVDYKMDVSMDVKTYRYNGKQELVYTNNSKDTLTRVFYHLYNNAFQPGSDMDARLKAISDPDKRMVKSFKNAGKTTFESRISALKPDEIGYLKITNLKQDGAAATNKVAGTILEVTLAKPLLPGKSSTFTLDFEGQVPLQIRRSGRNSSEGVALSMTQWFPKMAEYDFEGWHANPYIAREFHGVWGNFDVKITIDKDYTIGGSGYLQNKNEIGKGYQDEGVQVTYPKKAKTLTWHFVAPNVHDFAWAADNNYAHDKIMGENNTELHFFYKNTPENQDGWKRLQPKTAEILAFYNKTVGPYPYKQYSVIQGGDGGMEYAMCTLITGRSYEGLVGVTAHEFGHSWFQHVLASNETKHGWMDEGFTTYIEDLAMHTLMPPKDKKEEESNPFAGSYANYFYMVKSGKEQPLSTQADRFDLNMLYSISSYSKGSIFLAQLGYVIGEDKLAQTIKRFYADYKFTHPTPNDIKRTAEKLTGAQLDWYLVDWTQTTNTIDYSIKAAEDGNNTKVTLERIGRMPMPIDIIAVYEDGTQETFYVPLRMMRYIKDNPYPNLKRTVLPDWDWAYQTYDFTINKPKKAIKMLVIDPAELMADVNRENNVYSGN, encoded by the coding sequence ATGAAAAAACTACTCTTACTTGCAGTGCTATCGGCTGGCAGCCTATATGCACAGAACAATCCTAATCCCGGCTACTGGCAACAGCACGTAGACTACAAGATGGATGTGTCTATGGATGTAAAGACGTACCGCTACAATGGTAAACAGGAGCTGGTATACACTAATAACTCTAAAGACACACTTACACGTGTTTTTTATCATTTGTACAATAATGCTTTTCAGCCGGGCAGCGATATGGATGCACGCCTTAAAGCCATTTCAGATCCGGATAAAAGGATGGTTAAGAGCTTTAAAAATGCGGGCAAAACTACTTTTGAAAGTAGAATAAGCGCCCTTAAGCCCGATGAAATTGGCTACCTGAAAATTACAAATCTCAAGCAGGACGGTGCCGCAGCTACCAATAAAGTAGCAGGTACAATCCTTGAGGTAACGCTTGCTAAGCCACTACTTCCCGGAAAATCGTCAACTTTTACGTTAGATTTTGAAGGACAGGTACCTTTACAGATTCGCCGCAGTGGAAGGAACAGCAGCGAAGGTGTTGCGCTTTCTATGACGCAATGGTTCCCTAAAATGGCAGAATACGATTTTGAAGGCTGGCACGCCAACCCTTATATAGCCCGTGAGTTTCATGGGGTTTGGGGTAATTTTGATGTGAAGATCACAATCGATAAAGACTATACAATTGGTGGGTCGGGATATCTTCAAAACAAAAACGAGATTGGTAAAGGATATCAGGATGAAGGCGTACAGGTTACGTACCCTAAAAAGGCCAAAACCCTTACATGGCATTTTGTAGCGCCTAATGTACACGACTTTGCATGGGCAGCCGATAACAATTACGCCCATGATAAAATAATGGGTGAGAACAATACAGAACTTCACTTCTTCTATAAAAACACACCTGAAAACCAGGACGGATGGAAAAGGCTTCAGCCGAAAACGGCGGAGATACTTGCATTCTACAATAAAACAGTTGGTCCGTATCCGTACAAGCAATACTCTGTAATTCAGGGTGGCGATGGCGGTATGGAGTATGCAATGTGTACACTTATTACCGGTCGTAGTTATGAAGGCCTTGTAGGTGTTACCGCACACGAGTTTGGGCATTCGTGGTTTCAGCATGTGCTGGCATCAAACGAAACAAAACACGGTTGGATGGACGAAGGTTTTACCACCTATATAGAAGACCTTGCTATGCATACGCTTATGCCTCCAAAAGATAAAAAGGAAGAAGAAAGCAATCCGTTCGCAGGTTCATACGCCAATTACTTTTATATGGTAAAAAGTGGTAAAGAACAACCGCTAAGCACACAGGCAGACCGATTTGACCTGAACATGCTATACAGCATATCGTCATACAGCAAAGGTTCAATCTTTCTTGCGCAGCTTGGCTATGTAATTGGTGAAGATAAACTGGCACAAACCATTAAACGTTTTTATGCCGACTATAAGTTTACGCACCCAACACCAAACGACATTAAACGTACTGCCGAAAAACTTACAGGTGCCCAGCTGGACTGGTATCTTGTAGACTGGACACAAACTACAAACACTATTGACTACAGCATTAAAGCTGCTGAAGACGGTAATAATACAAAAGTTACTCTGGAGCGTATCGGGCGTATGCCAATGCCTATAGATATTATCGCGGTATATGAAGATGGTACACAGGAAACCTTTTATGTTCCACTACGAATGATGCGTTACATAAAAGACAACCCCTACCCTAATTTAAAGCGCACTGTGCTTCCGGATTGGGACTGGGCATACCAAACTTACGATTTCACTATAAACAAGCCTAAAAAAGCAATTAAAATGCTTGTAATAGATCCTGCAGAATTAATGGCCGATGTAAACAGGGAAAATAATGTTTATTCCGGGAACTAG
- a CDS encoding peptidase S8 — MKFRSIYLSVALALALASCGTSKITAEPIAIKTPITAKKAALTENQEKRWSHLDLINDTIPGMSVDRAYELLKGRKSQKVVVGVVDSGVDINHPDLKPVIWNNPKETAGNNKDDDNNGYIDDIHGWNFLGKAEHENLEYVRILKKGDDGSATYKRAKAEFEKESREAQAGKQQMDFIAKADQKIRAELKKGNYTVEDLKNLKSNDQLVNAVKPQLVQILSRMPKAEFDKEIEGGKEHYDNQLAYNLNQKFDGRKVVGDNPDDINDKNYGDNNVIGPVAEGAKHGTHVAGIIAQQRGNNLGGDGVASGNVEIMAVRAVPDGDEYDKDVALAIRYAVDNGAKVINGSFGKYYSTHSDWVYDAIKYAADKDVLIVCAAGNESMDLNADGKTAERYPNDSRIGGPEIADNFLTIGAISYNYDSSLLADFSNYGKTEVDIFSPGVRIYATTPNNNYEYLQGTSMASPNAAGVAALIRSYYPTLTAPQVKHIIMDSGLSVDLQVNLGGDPADKRAFSEISRTGKIINAYNAVILADKVSREKK; from the coding sequence ATGAAATTTAGATCAATTTACCTGTCGGTTGCATTGGCATTAGCCCTTGCAAGCTGCGGGACTTCAAAAATCACGGCAGAACCAATTGCCATAAAAACCCCTATAACTGCTAAAAAAGCAGCTCTTACAGAAAATCAGGAAAAACGCTGGAGCCATCTGGACCTTATAAACGATACAATCCCGGGAATGAGTGTAGACCGCGCTTATGAACTTCTTAAAGGCAGAAAAAGCCAAAAAGTTGTTGTAGGCGTTGTAGATTCTGGCGTTGATATTAACCACCCCGATCTAAAACCGGTAATCTGGAACAATCCTAAAGAAACTGCAGGAAACAATAAAGACGACGATAACAACGGATACATTGACGATATTCATGGCTGGAACTTTCTGGGAAAAGCAGAGCATGAAAATCTTGAATACGTTCGTATCCTTAAAAAAGGAGATGACGGTTCGGCCACTTACAAAAGGGCTAAAGCTGAATTTGAAAAAGAATCAAGAGAAGCTCAGGCAGGTAAACAGCAAATGGATTTTATAGCTAAAGCTGACCAGAAAATCAGGGCTGAGCTTAAAAAAGGCAACTATACTGTAGAAGACCTTAAAAACCTTAAGTCTAACGATCAGCTTGTTAATGCTGTAAAACCTCAGCTAGTACAAATTCTTAGCCGTATGCCAAAGGCAGAATTTGATAAAGAAATTGAAGGTGGAAAAGAGCATTACGACAATCAGCTGGCGTACAACCTAAACCAAAAATTTGACGGCCGTAAGGTTGTAGGCGATAACCCGGACGATATTAACGATAAAAACTATGGCGATAACAATGTTATCGGCCCGGTTGCAGAAGGTGCTAAACACGGTACTCACGTAGCAGGTATCATTGCTCAGCAAAGAGGTAATAATCTTGGCGGAGACGGTGTTGCAAGCGGCAATGTAGAAATTATGGCTGTACGTGCCGTGCCGGATGGTGATGAGTACGATAAAGATGTTGCTCTTGCAATTCGTTATGCTGTAGACAATGGCGCTAAGGTTATCAACGGAAGCTTTGGTAAATATTACTCTACGCATAGTGACTGGGTATATGATGCTATTAAATATGCTGCTGATAAAGATGTGCTAATTGTATGTGCGGCAGGTAACGAAAGCATGGACCTTAATGCAGACGGTAAAACAGCAGAGCGTTACCCTAATGACAGCAGAATTGGCGGACCGGAAATTGCAGATAATTTCCTTACAATTGGTGCTATCAGCTATAACTACGATTCAAGCCTTCTTGCAGATTTCTCTAACTATGGTAAAACAGAAGTAGATATTTTTAGCCCAGGTGTTAGAATTTATGCTACAACGCCAAACAATAACTATGAATACCTTCAGGGAACATCTATGGCTTCGCCAAATGCAGCAGGAGTAGCAGCACTTATCCGCTCTTACTACCCAACGCTAACGGCTCCACAAGTTAAACATATTATTATGGACTCCGGCTTATCGGTAGATCTTCAGGTTAACCTTGGTGGTGATCCAGCAGATAAAAGGGCATTCAGTGAAATTTCAAGAACAGGTAAAATAATCAATGCATACAATGCGGTTATCCTGGCTGACAAAGTTTCAAGAGAAAAGAAATAA
- a CDS encoding beta-lactamase → MKLYPIESGNFKLDGGAMFGVVPKTIWNKTNPADNNNLIDLAARCLLIEDGNRLILIDTGMGNKQSEKFFGYYSMWGDHSIDKSLASHGFSRDDVTDVFMTHLHFDHCGGSVQWNKDRTGYEPAFKNANFWTNENHWEWATRPNAREKASFLTENIIPMQESGQLKFIDRPQAGFLEKSELGFGIFFADGHTEKQMIPHIEYNGKTIVFMADLLPTVGHIPLPYVMGYDTRPLLTIDEKAHFLNTAAEKGYYLFLEHDAHNQIITVEQTEKGVRLKEHFNFNDIL, encoded by the coding sequence ATGAAATTATACCCAATAGAGAGCGGAAACTTTAAACTTGATGGTGGCGCAATGTTTGGCGTAGTGCCTAAAACAATATGGAACAAGACCAACCCAGCCGATAATAACAACTTAATAGACCTTGCTGCGCGCTGCCTTCTAATCGAGGATGGTAATCGCCTTATTTTAATTGACACCGGAATGGGAAACAAACAAAGTGAAAAATTCTTTGGCTACTATTCCATGTGGGGCGATCATAGCATCGATAAATCATTGGCAAGTCATGGTTTTAGCCGCGATGATGTTACCGATGTGTTTATGACACACCTGCATTTTGACCATTGCGGAGGTAGCGTTCAGTGGAACAAAGACCGTACAGGTTACGAACCGGCATTTAAAAATGCTAACTTCTGGACTAACGAAAATCATTGGGAATGGGCAACCAGACCGAATGCCCGTGAAAAAGCATCTTTTCTGACGGAAAACATAATCCCTATGCAGGAAAGCGGACAGCTTAAATTTATCGACAGGCCACAAGCCGGATTTTTAGAGAAAAGCGAACTGGGCTTTGGAATATTTTTCGCCGATGGCCACACAGAGAAACAAATGATTCCGCATATTGAATATAACGGAAAGACAATTGTTTTTATGGCCGATTTACTACCTACAGTTGGACATATTCCGCTACCTTATGTTATGGGTTACGATACGCGCCCGCTTTTAACGATAGATGAGAAAGCACATTTTTTAAATACCGCAGCAGAAAAAGGTTACTATCTTTTCCTGGAACATGATGCGCACAATCAAATTATAACTGTAGAACAGACAGAAAAAGGTGTTCGTCTCAAGGAACATTTTAACTTCAACGATATTCTTTAA
- a CDS encoding [Fe-S]-binding protein, with translation MIKVSDTAKKRVVSLMEDDGFDASTDFVRVGVKSGGCSGLSYELKFDKALGENDKVFEDNNIKIAVDKKSFLYLAGTILEYSGGLNGKGFVFNNPNAQRTCGCGESFSL, from the coding sequence ATGATAAAAGTATCTGACACAGCTAAAAAGAGAGTTGTATCTCTAATGGAAGATGATGGCTTTGATGCATCTACCGATTTTGTAAGGGTAGGCGTTAAAAGCGGTGGGTGTTCAGGTTTGTCATATGAATTGAAATTTGACAAAGCCCTGGGCGAAAATGATAAAGTATTTGAAGACAACAATATAAAAATTGCCGTTGATAAAAAAAGTTTCCTGTATTTAGCAGGTACTATCCTTGAATATTCAGGGGGATTAAATGGTAAAGGTTTTGTCTTTAACAACCCAAATGCGCAAAGAACATGCGGATGTGGGGAGAGCTTCTCTCTATAG
- a CDS encoding cysteine desulfurase: MSKYTEEELKIELENKEYEYGFYTDIESETFPIGLNEDIVRALSKKKEEPEWMTDWRLEAFRAWQEMAEPTWANVHYEKPDFQAISYYSAPKAIDANKTLDDVDPELLAMYKKLGISIDEQKMMNNVAMDIVVDSVSVATTFKKTLAEKGIIFCPISEAIKEHPELVKKYIGSVVPQKDNFYAALNSAVFSDGSFCYIPKGVRCPMELSTYFRINQAGTGQFERTLVIADEGSYVSYLEGCTAPSRDENQLHAAVVELIALDDAEIKYSTVQNWFPGNKEGKGGVYNFVTKRGICEKNAKISWTQVETGSAVTWKYPSCILKGDNSVGEFYSIAVTNNYQQADTGTKMIHLGKNTKSTIISKGISAGKSQNSYRGLVQIGARAENARNFSQCDSLLMGNNCGAHTFPYIESKNTTAKIEHEATTSKIGEDQVFYCNQRGIPTEKAIALIVNGFSKEVLNKLPMEFAVEAQKLLEISLEGSVG, encoded by the coding sequence ATGAGTAAGTATACTGAAGAGGAATTAAAGATTGAACTCGAAAACAAAGAGTACGAGTACGGTTTTTATACTGACATTGAATCTGAAACATTTCCCATTGGGCTTAATGAAGACATCGTTAGGGCACTTTCTAAAAAGAAAGAAGAGCCTGAATGGATGACGGACTGGCGCCTTGAGGCTTTTCGTGCATGGCAGGAAATGGCTGAACCAACATGGGCTAACGTTCATTATGAAAAACCTGATTTTCAGGCAATTTCATATTATTCTGCGCCTAAAGCAATTGATGCTAATAAAACGCTGGACGACGTAGATCCTGAGCTATTGGCAATGTACAAAAAGCTGGGTATTTCTATTGATGAGCAAAAGATGATGAATAACGTTGCGATGGATATCGTAGTAGATTCAGTTTCTGTTGCTACAACATTCAAGAAAACACTTGCTGAAAAAGGCATTATTTTTTGCCCGATTTCGGAAGCTATAAAAGAACATCCTGAACTTGTTAAGAAATACATAGGGTCTGTAGTGCCGCAAAAAGACAATTTTTATGCAGCGCTTAACTCTGCTGTATTCTCTGACGGGTCTTTCTGCTACATTCCTAAAGGAGTGCGATGCCCAATGGAGCTTTCTACTTATTTCAGGATTAATCAGGCTGGTACAGGTCAGTTTGAGCGTACGTTAGTAATAGCCGATGAAGGAAGCTACGTTAGTTACCTTGAAGGATGTACTGCACCTTCTCGTGACGAGAACCAACTGCACGCCGCTGTTGTTGAACTTATTGCACTTGATGATGCCGAAATAAAATACAGTACGGTACAAAACTGGTTCCCCGGTAATAAAGAGGGTAAAGGTGGTGTATATAACTTTGTGACGAAACGTGGTATCTGCGAAAAGAACGCTAAAATATCATGGACACAGGTTGAAACCGGTTCTGCTGTTACTTGGAAATACCCAAGCTGTATCCTTAAAGGTGATAATTCGGTAGGGGAGTTTTACTCTATTGCTGTTACCAATAACTACCAACAGGCAGATACAGGTACAAAGATGATTCACCTTGGTAAAAACACTAAGAGTACTATTATTTCCAAAGGTATTTCTGCCGGTAAATCGCAAAACAGTTACCGCGGACTTGTACAAATTGGTGCAAGGGCAGAAAATGCACGTAACTTCTCGCAATGTGACTCATTATTAATGGGTAACAATTGTGGAGCGCATACCTTCCCATACATAGAATCTAAGAATACAACAGCTAAAATAGAACACGAGGCTACTACAAGTAAAATTGGAGAGGACCAGGTTTTCTATTGCAACCAAAGGGGTATCCCAACGGAAAAAGCTATTGCCCTTATCGTTAACGGATTTAGTAAAGAAGTGCTAAACAAACTACCAATGGAGTTTGCTGTTGAGGCACAGAAACTACTTGAAATTTCGTTAGAAGGATCGGTAGGATAA
- a CDS encoding 30S ribosomal protein S23 — protein MATIKRFEDLEIWQEARRLTREIYIISVETALKSDFRLRDQIKASSGSIMGNIAEGFERNGNTEFRQFLSIAKGSAGEASSQLYRIFDFGYIDQDRFIHLKDSFENLSGKINNFIIYLNNKDFKGTKFQ, from the coding sequence ATGGCAACGATAAAAAGATTTGAAGATCTGGAAATTTGGCAGGAAGCCAGAAGGCTAACCAGAGAAATATATATAATATCTGTTGAGACCGCTTTAAAGTCTGATTTCAGATTACGTGATCAGATAAAGGCATCTTCAGGATCTATTATGGGTAATATTGCCGAAGGCTTTGAAAGAAATGGCAATACTGAATTCAGGCAGTTTTTATCTATTGCAAAGGGTTCAGCAGGTGAAGCGAGTTCACAATTATATAGGATTTTTGATTTTGGTTATATAGATCAAGATAGATTTATACATCTAAAAGATAGTTTTGAGAATCTTAGCGGTAAAATAAACAATTTTATAATCTATTTGAATAATAAGGATTTTAAGGGTACAAAGTTCCAATAG
- the sufC gene encoding cysteine desulfurase (part of SUF system involved in inserting iron-sulfur clusters into proteins; in Escherichia coli this protein forms a complex with SufBD; the SufBCD complex stimulates the cysteine desulfurase SufS in conjunction with SufE) — MLSIKNLHARVEDKDILRGINLEVKAGEVHAIMGPNGSGKSTLSSVIAGKEDYEVTDGEILLEGEDIGELAPEERAHKGVFLSFQYPVEIPGVSVTNFMKTAINESRKAKGQEEMPANEMLKLIREKSEMLEIDRKFLSRSLNEGFSGGEKKRNEIFQMAMLEPKLAILDETDSGLDIDALRIVANGVNKLRSEDNAVIVITHYQRLLDYIVPDFVHVLYNGKIVKSGGKELAYELEEKGYDWIKSEN; from the coding sequence ATGTTAAGTATTAAGAATTTACACGCGCGTGTTGAGGATAAAGATATTCTAAGAGGTATTAACCTTGAGGTTAAAGCTGGTGAAGTACACGCTATCATGGGGCCAAACGGTTCAGGTAAGAGTACACTTTCATCGGTTATTGCCGGTAAAGAAGATTATGAAGTAACCGATGGTGAGATCCTTCTTGAAGGGGAAGATATTGGCGAACTGGCTCCTGAAGAAAGAGCACATAAAGGTGTTTTCTTATCGTTTCAGTATCCTGTAGAAATACCTGGAGTATCTGTAACGAACTTCATGAAAACAGCGATCAACGAAAGCCGCAAAGCAAAAGGACAAGAAGAAATGCCTGCTAACGAAATGCTTAAGCTTATCCGCGAAAAAAGCGAAATGCTTGAAATTGACCGTAAATTCCTTTCCCGTTCACTTAACGAAGGATTTTCGGGTGGTGAGAAAAAACGTAACGAGATCTTCCAGATGGCTATGCTTGAACCAAAGCTGGCTATTCTTGATGAAACCGATTCTGGTCTTGATATCGATGCACTTAGAATTGTTGCTAATGGCGTGAACAAACTACGTAGCGAAGACAATGCTGTAATTGTTATTACACACTACCAAAGGCTTCTTGATTATATAGTTCCTGATTTTGTACACGTACTTTACAATGGAAAAATCGTAAAATCGGGCGGTAAAGAGCTTGCTTACGAACTTGAAGAAAAAGGATACGACTGGATTAAATCGGAGAATTAA
- a CDS encoding Fe-S cluster assembly protein SufD produces the protein MELKEKLLSSFMAFEEQVDVTADLHDIRTEALKNFEAKGFPTKKEEAWKYTSLNAVLKNDFSVFPKEESVVSYEDVKKYFIHEIDTYKVVLIDGVFSSFLSSTTHEGVDICLMSSALTKPKYKEVIDTYFNSIANTEDSLTSLNTAFASEGAYINVPKGKVVEKPIELMCFSTGNEAAIMVQPRNLVIVGENAQVQIIERHQSLNGNPVLTNSVTEIFVQQRAIVDYYKIQNDLQSANLVDNTYIAQKANSNASVHTFSFGGNITRNNLNFYHQGEHIESTLKGITIIGDKQLVDHYTLVQHATPNCESHQNYKGIFDGNSTGVFNGKIYVEREAQKTDAFQQNNNILLSEKATINAKPQLEIFADDVKCSHGCTIGQLDDSAMFYMQSRGIPQKEAKALLMYAFSNEVIESIRIPALKSRITKLIASKLGVSMGFDL, from the coding sequence ATGGAGTTGAAGGAAAAATTATTATCCTCGTTTATGGCTTTTGAAGAGCAGGTTGATGTTACAGCCGATCTTCACGATATTCGAACCGAAGCCCTTAAAAATTTTGAGGCTAAAGGCTTTCCTACCAAAAAAGAGGAAGCATGGAAATATACATCGCTAAATGCGGTGCTTAAGAACGATTTTAGTGTTTTCCCGAAAGAGGAAAGTGTAGTAAGTTACGAGGATGTGAAAAAGTATTTTATTCACGAAATCGATACTTATAAAGTTGTTCTTATAGATGGTGTTTTTAGTTCATTCCTGTCGTCTACAACACACGAAGGAGTAGATATCTGTCTTATGTCTTCCGCGCTTACAAAGCCAAAGTATAAGGAAGTTATTGATACTTATTTTAATTCAATCGCCAATACAGAAGACAGCCTTACATCGCTAAATACTGCGTTTGCAAGCGAAGGTGCCTACATTAACGTTCCTAAAGGGAAAGTTGTTGAAAAACCAATTGAGCTTATGTGCTTCTCTACAGGCAACGAGGCTGCCATTATGGTACAACCCCGTAATCTTGTAATTGTTGGCGAAAATGCCCAGGTACAAATTATTGAAAGACACCAAAGCCTTAATGGTAATCCGGTGTTAACCAATTCGGTTACAGAAATATTTGTACAGCAAAGAGCTATTGTAGATTATTATAAAATACAAAATGACCTGCAAAGTGCTAACCTGGTAGATAATACTTATATCGCTCAGAAAGCTAATAGTAATGCGTCTGTGCATACTTTTTCTTTTGGAGGTAACATTACACGTAACAACCTTAATTTTTACCATCAGGGCGAGCATATTGAAAGTACGCTTAAAGGTATTACCATTATCGGAGATAAGCAGCTCGTAGATCATTATACGCTGGTTCAGCATGCCACTCCAAACTGTGAGAGTCACCAAAACTATAAAGGTATTTTTGATGGTAATTCTACAGGGGTATTTAACGGTAAAATATACGTAGAAAGAGAAGCGCAGAAAACAGATGCTTTCCAACAAAATAACAATATATTACTTAGCGAAAAGGCTACTATAAATGCTAAACCGCAGCTAGAAATTTTTGCAGATGATGTAAAATGTTCTCACGGCTGTACAATTGGCCAGCTTGACGACAGTGCTATGTTCTACATGCAGAGCCGTGGTATTCCTCAGAAAGAGGCTAAAGCTTTACTTATGTATGCATTTAGCAATGAGGTTATAGAAAGTATTAGAATACCGGCATTAAAAAGCAGAATTACAAAACTTATAGCTTCTAAATTGGGAGTAAGTATGGGTTTTGACCTTTAA